In Bactrocera oleae isolate idBacOlea1 chromosome 3, idBacOlea1, whole genome shotgun sequence, a genomic segment contains:
- the retm gene encoding protein real-time yields the protein MVQKFQSPVRVYKHPFELVMKAYECRFPKCPQMPIVLDCEIVKDEVLENGAKRNTSRRCKLAVDAPYIFKKLIGVDFVYFLQHNYLDMANRTLNIEAVNESFSSRIEIFERCRYYAHPDNPDWTCFDQTATLDIKNFFGFEHSMEKMGMKQYTQTTLKGKEIIEYFISELKEKGVTKVERWVPPVDAPCSPNTREASEEPIQKLKDEERRRSSHDVLLDGDFIAKNLGTLTPMQASKLLELRKMLNGVEDLEQMPSYQTILRFLTARDWHVNQACTMLKDSLKWRKEHNIDSLVKDYKAPAVVVNHFPGAWHHHDKDGRPIYILRLGHMDVKGLLKSIGTEGLLKLTLHICEEGMQRIKESAEKLGQPVLSWCMLVDLEGLSMRHLWRPGVKALLNIIETVERNYPETMGRVLVVRAPRVFPIAWTIVSAFIHENTRSKFLFYGGPDCLHMKDGLEQYIDSEIIPDFLGGPCKTLIHEGGLVPKTLYKMNSLEDDDAEEEEAKKTLEAGGALMHEHRSLYKTVELRTGYIHEVIIPNQDPKSVLTWDFDVMRSDLHFTLYRATKELPPKTDTSVSIFDMSDFVEGEHYFKEEPTLICRHRESVQGSHVMHHTHSYIMQWFSPSSGAEGPAQLNFFYEVLSSANYKGSMTSLQSGFSSSSAASSCQSR from the exons GCCTACGAATGTCGCTTTCCAAAATGTCCACAAATGCCCATCGTACTCGATTGCGAGATCGTCAAAGACGAGGTCTTGGAGAACGGGGCGAAACGCAATACAAGTCGACGCTGCAAATTGGCCGTCGATGCGCCgtatattttcaaaaagcttATAGGTGTAGACTTTGTATATTTCCTGCAACACAACTACCTCGATATGGCCAACCGCACTTTGAATATAGAGGCTGTGAACGAGAGTTTCTCATCACGTATAGAAATCTTCGAACGTTGCCGTTACTATGCACATCCCGACAATCCCGATTGGACCTGTTTCGACCAGACTGCCACATTGGATATTAAGAACTTTTTCGGTTTCGAACACTCCATGGAGAAGATGGGTATGAAGCAGTACACACAAACAACGCTGAAGGGCAAGGAAATCATTGAGTATTTCATAAGCGAACTGAAAGAGAAGGGCGTAACCAAAGTGGAACGTTGGGTGCCGCCAGTCGATGCACCCTGTTCGCCGAACACGCGTGAGGCTAGCGAGGAGCCAATACAGAAACTTAAAGATGAGGAAAGGCGCCGCTCCTCACACGATGTGCTGCTCGATGGCGATTTTATAGCGAAAAATTTGGGCACACTCACACCGATGCAGGCGTCGAAGCTGTTGGAGCTGCGAAAAATGCTGAATGGTGTCGAGGACTTGGAGCAAATGCCCAGTTATCAGACCATACTGCGTTTTTTGACAGCACGCGACTGGCATGTGAACCAGGCCTGCACCATGCTCAAGGATTCGCTAAAGTGGCGCAAGGAGCACAACATCGACTCGCTGGTTAAGGACTACAAAGCGCCGGCGGTGGTAGTGAACCACTTTCCGGGCGCATGGCATCATCACGACAAAGATGGTCGTCCGATATATATACTGCGTTTGGGTCACATGGACGTGAAAGGTCTGCTGAAGTCGATCGGTACCGAAGGTTTACTAAAGCTC ACGCTGCACATTTGTGAGGAGGGCATGCAGCGCATTAAGGAGTCAGCCGAAAAATTGGGTCAACCCGTGTTGAGTTGGTGTATGCTTGTGGACTTGGAGGGTCTTTCCATGCGTCATCTCTGGCGCCCGGGTGTAAAAGCTCTACTCAATATCATCGAAACGGTCGAGCGCAACTACCCCGAAACAATGGGTCGTGTGCTGGTGGTGCGTGCGCCGCGCGTCTTTCCCATTGCCTGGACAATTGTGAGCGCTTTTATTC ATGAGAATacgcgctctaaattcctatttTACGGCGGTCCCGATTGCCTGCACATGAAGGACGGCTTGGAACAATATATCGATTCGGAGATCATACCGGACTTTTTGGGTGGTCCATGTAAG ACACTCATACACGAAGGTGGTCTCGTGCCAAAAACGCTCTATAAAATGAATTCGCTTGAAGACGACGATGCAGAGGAAGAGGAGGCCAAAAAGACACTGGAAGCCGGTGGCGCATTGATGCATGAACATCGCAGTCTCTACAAAACCGTTGAGCTACGCACCGGTTACATACACGAGGTGATTATACCGAATCAGGACCCGAAGAGCGTGCTAACCTGGGATTTCGACGTGATGCGCAGTGATCTACACTTCACGTTGTATCGCGCCACAAAAGAGCTGCCACCAAAAACTG ACACCTCTGTTTCCATATTCGATATGAGTGATTTCGTGGAAGGCGAACACTACTTCAAGGAGGAGCCGACGCTCATTTGCCGACACCGTGAAAGTGTGCAG GGTTCCCATGTAATGCACCACACGCACTCCTACATCATGCAGTGGTTTAGCCCGTCGAGCGGCGCTGAAGGCCCCGCACAATTGAACTTCTTCTACGAGGTGCTCAGCTCGGCCAACTACAAAGGCTCCATGACCAGCCTACAATCCGGTTTCTCATCATCCTCAGCTGCCAGCTCGTGTCAGAGTCGATGA